The sequence ATGCGACCACCCCCGTCGCGTTCATCCCTCATCCGCGGTACTCGCCGAAACCGTTGCCCGAACAATTATCGGTTATTTTGGGAATACGCTGGAAAGCCAAAATTCCCGTCGTACAGAAAAGAACCAGCAGCAGCAACACCCGATACACTCCCGCCTGGATATTACCCACCAGTGATGATGATGAATACAGAGCCGGACCGTTCGTCGCTATCCTCACCTCCGACGGAAATCGCGACTTTCGAGGAAATAAGCGCAATTTTATCGACATTATTCGGATGGGTCGCAAACTCGGGGTGACCGTTTTCGTCGTCACCCCCCGCGGCATCAATCCCTACACTTCCTCCGTTCGAGGTTACCTGCTGGACGATCACGGGGAGAAAATACGCTGGATTCCGGCTACCATGCCCATGCCCAACATCGTATATAACCGCATCCCCAACCGCCTTTCGGAAAAACGACATGAAGAGCAAGACGCGATCCAATTCTTCCTGGATACGCCTGGGATTCAGCTGTTTAACCCCAGTTTCTTCGATAAATGGACGTTGTACGAATATCTGATGAACTCCGATGAGACTCAACCCTTTCTGCCTGAAACGGTTCAATGGAACAACGGAACCGAATGCCGTCAATTATTTCAGCGCCATCCCATTTTGTTTTTGAAACCGGTCGACGGGAAGGCAGGGCTGGATATGATCCGCATCATTCGCAAGCCGAACGGGTATGAAGTCATCCATCAAACGCGAAATGGCAAAAAACGATACCATACGACTCAGTTAAAGTCGTTGTGGCAATTTTTGGAGACCCTGACGTATCACCGAAAATACATTCTACAACAGGGCATTCCCCTGGCTACCTACCGCAACCGCCCATTTGATCTGCGACTGTTGTTGCAAAAAGATGGAACGGGATGTTGGCAAGTCACCGGCCTGGGGATTCGCGTTGCAGGACAGGACGCTATTTCCACGCATGTTCCCATGGGTGGATCCATCGCACCCGCCCCCGAAGTATTGCGGGACGTATTTCGGAACCGCCAATCCGAGATCCAAGAGGCGATTGAGCAGACGGCACTCAAGATCGCCCGCCACATCGAGACGGAAAAACAATGCAACCTGGGGGAAATGTCGATGGATTTGGGCATCGAACAAGACGGGCGATTATGGTTCTTCGAAGCCAATGCCAAACCAATGAAATTCGATGAACCGGACATTCGGCACCTGTCCTTGGCTCGATTGATCCATTATTGCCTCTATCTCAGTGGATTCAAGCAAAGCAAGGAGGCATAACCGCCATGCATGTACAAATGCTCACTCCCAAGCAATTATCTCAACACCACCTCAAAATCCTCTCATTTTTCCGGAAATATGGGGAAAAACGAATCACGCACAAAGCGCTTCGATGGCTTCAACAACTATCGAACGAACAACATCCGGAAGGCACGCTAGCCTCCATCGCCTTTGAAAAAAAACAGATCGTCGGCATCATCGTCTTTGGACGCTACGGATTGGACGAATCGATGATCGCCGTACATCCTGCCTTTCGAAAAAATGGGATTGGGGAAGCCTTGCTCAGGCATGCAATGGACGAACTGGGAAAAGTCTATACCCGCGTTGCCTGCGATAACATCCCTAGCCTTAAATTGTGCTTCTCCTCCGGTTTGGTGGCGTTTCGTCTGTTTCGCGGTCCCACGGGCAAGCCGACCTTATGGCTGGCTGGCGGCAATTGGAACCCCTCGGAAGTGACGAGCTGATCCAAGTTTAGCGAAACGCGATCAAAAACAAAAGCCCTTTGTTCCCAGGGAACAAAGGGCTTGTCCGCGTCTTATCGGATCACGCGACGGGCCGTGACGTACGTCTTGTCCAACCAGGGAGTGCTCATGCTATCGTAACGTACTCCGCCCGGACCATAGGTGTGCAAAATTTTATTATTGCCAGCGTAGATCCCCACGTGACCGATCTTTCCGTCCGAACGACCAGCCGTGAAGAAAACGAGATCGCCTTTTTGCAGTTGGTCCCGCGGCACATACGTACCCACCAGCGCTTGTTCACGGGAAGAACGGGGAAGATTGATGCCGTTCTCTTTGAAAACCGTTTGTACAAACAACGAGCAGTCAAAGTATCTTGTCTGGCCGGACGGCGCTCCATATTTGTAGGGAGTCCCCAGGTATTTTTCCCCGGTTTGAATAATCCGGTCAGCCAAGGAAGCAGTCGAGTTGGTTGGATTCGCTGGTTGAGACGGTTTGTTGTTTCGCGAAACGACTTGAGATTGCTGATTCGTTTGCCGATCGGCAACCGTTTGTTTCTGAGTATTATTTTGAATAAATGTTCCATCTATTCCATATTGATGGAATATTTGTTGGACCACACTGTATGCATTTAAGTTGGACGGCGTTACCGCAGTTTGTTGCGGTGCGGCATGACCGATCCCTGCGGGCAGTGCCATCACCGTCATCAACGATACCGTCACCGACAGAAACGACTTTTTCAACGCTTGTTGAAAACGCATGACATCCTCCTTTTCTCCATCTCCCTTTTTAAGGTTTCAGGCATCACCTAAAATCTTTGTCTATGGTAACATAAATCCCCACGTCATGTTTATGTAATATACTCCATTCATACCTAATGAAAGAAAATATTTGTATAATAATTCAATTTTAATCCTATATCTTCAATATAAGCCTATTGTTGCCACCCATTTTTCGGTTCTCCGGTGTCCATGTTTACCCTTGATGAATACACCTATAGGTGAATGACTCTATAAGCGAAAGGATGGAGAGACGAGTGAGAAAAAAGAAATCCAAAAGCCTCTCCAACAGAAAAATCCAGTCTCGTTTGTTGGAAGGGGAACCGATTTTTCCATCGAGAGAATTCAGCGAACTGGCTGACGAACAGGTGT is a genomic window of Polycladomyces subterraneus containing:
- a CDS encoding C40 family peptidase; this translates as MRFQQALKKSFLSVTVSLMTVMALPAGIGHAAPQQTAVTPSNLNAYSVVQQIFHQYGIDGTFIQNNTQKQTVADRQTNQQSQVVSRNNKPSQPANPTNSTASLADRIIQTGEKYLGTPYKYGAPSGQTRYFDCSLFVQTVFKENGINLPRSSREQALVGTYVPRDQLQKGDLVFFTAGRSDGKIGHVGIYAGNNKILHTYGPGGVRYDSMSTPWLDKTYVTARRVIR
- a CDS encoding YheC/YheD family protein, producing the protein MALANAGWFAWQNATTPVAFIPHPRYSPKPLPEQLSVILGIRWKAKIPVVQKRTSSSNTRYTPAWILPTSDDDEYRAGPFVAILTSDGNRDFRGNKRNFIDIIRMGRKLGVTVFVVTPRGINPYTSSVRGYLLDDHGEKIRWIPATMPMPNIVYNRIPNRLSEKRHEEQDAIQFFLDTPGIQLFNPSFFDKWTLYEYLMNSDETQPFLPETVQWNNGTECRQLFQRHPILFLKPVDGKAGLDMIRIIRKPNGYEVIHQTRNGKKRYHTTQLKSLWQFLETLTYHRKYILQQGIPLATYRNRPFDLRLLLQKDGTGCWQVTGLGIRVAGQDAISTHVPMGGSIAPAPEVLRDVFRNRQSEIQEAIEQTALKIARHIETEKQCNLGEMSMDLGIEQDGRLWFFEANAKPMKFDEPDIRHLSLARLIHYCLYLSGFKQSKEA
- a CDS encoding GNAT family N-acetyltransferase, translated to MHVQMLTPKQLSQHHLKILSFFRKYGEKRITHKALRWLQQLSNEQHPEGTLASIAFEKKQIVGIIVFGRYGLDESMIAVHPAFRKNGIGEALLRHAMDELGKVYTRVACDNIPSLKLCFSSGLVAFRLFRGPTGKPTLWLAGGNWNPSEVTS